The Pomacea canaliculata isolate SZHN2017 linkage group LG14, ASM307304v1, whole genome shotgun sequence genomic sequence GCAATGAACGTAATGGGGAGTAGACAGCCTTGTGGTTCAAACAATGGCATCTATTGTGatacataaacatttgtaaTAGAAGCCTGAATTTTCCAACAGGTACTATTAATAACAGCTTTCTCTATATAATTAAGCTCACAATGCTTATAAACAATATACCATCATATATACAAGTTTTTCAAAATGATCAGTAAAACATGAGAAGATAATGTGCAAACAGGGAGAAATTTACATAATCATAAGGCTACCTTTAAGCAATCTTCTGGTGGACACTTAATCCTAGCATTTGCTATTTTGCCAGGAACAAATGTCTACTGCAATTGACGAAAATGGAAGTACATTACACATTTCTGCAGTGAACTTATTTCATGTAACTAGCCTAGAATGCTGATTCATTATATTAGTACCAAGAccatacccacccaccccccacgCCATAGCAGAATGAAAACAACgcagtaaaataaacatgaacttCTCTCTTCTATACTTACTTTTTCAACAACATGTACACTATAATCTTGGTATAACATTCCAGAAATATAATATTAGTACTTCCTCCTAAAAATCCAACATTTCTCTAAAAATGGCGTTAAGACATCACCTGAAAATTTGCGTTGCTCTTACAACccgaaaaaataaacaaatacaagctGAAAAATACTACGATCTGTGACAGAAGTGTATTAAAACTGATGAAAATTATAATGATCTAAATAATGGAAGGATTGTCAGCCGGATTTTGTAATCTGATAGACAAACATGATAATTACCAGGCGGTAATGCAGGTCCATATTCTGCAGCATTCTCCATTATGAATTTAAGCAGTCTGAAATATCATTTAGAGCATCATGACTGCCCACATCTATTAGAAACCGCAATTTTTTTAAGCCTCTCGCTGACAAAGACCCTTACAGCCTTGCCGCCATATTAAAATACCTAGCCATGACTAATAAGTAAACCGCGATTTCATTGGTTTATTCTGATGTATTGACCAATTGAACATTTCATGAGAAATGCGTAATGACCTACTTTACCACGATGTTGGCTTTTCCGGAGTAAGGCTACGTGCTCACAACTCAATCAATTGCAAATTATTGACATTCATTCCTCGTAATGCCTCCAAAAAACAAGGGTGTAGGTGCAAAAGGTAGCGGAGCCGCTAAAAGCGGCGGAAAAGGAAAAGGATCAGAAGGAGAAAGCGATTCAGGAAAGCAGGCAAAGGGAGGAACTGCTGTCAAGGTATAACTACATACAATCACTGCAGCAAGACGCGGATTCCCAGACCCAAAGCCATGGGATGTTTATCACAATTTTTAGTagtttttgggtttgtttttttttttttttttttttgtaactcaGAACGTTCGATAGAACTGTATCAGCAGGAGTGTGGAGAGGAATGACAAAACTAAACGTGGGATTTGGGATCTTGACGGAGTCGTTAACGCACCACATGTAGTTAGGACGAAGAGATTTCGACATTTTTACCTCATACCAAGAAGTTGAATTCCTGGGTGTATAATATGAACTTTTAGTCATAACAGTCTGCTCTAAGCTATTTgcctaaaatatatataaaaaaaagaggcaGAGATAGAAGTTCAACTGCCTTACCGGTATCTACTGAATATTTGCAACTATTACACAGTCATAATGAAAGGGAGCAAATTAagacacttaaaaaaactaACCTAATGAAGTGAAATAAAGTTGTTATAAGATACTTCATTCTTTTATGCTCTCAgcgtttatttaaatattcaaaagtCAAATTATCCACATACCATACAATTTAAAAcctttataatatataaacaaacatgcaaaacagtctatatatatacacacacacagatttgtgCTGGCTAATACATTCCCACTGAATTCTTAGTCCTGCTTTTTCCTTCCTACATATCTGTTAGGTAACATCACAATATAGATCACTGTCACTGGATattaatcaaataaaatgtattagCATTTGGTAAGTTCCAAGGACATGATACACATCTGGTAAAGTATCCCTCTTTCACTGAAATTAATCTATgcttatctatatatacacatctgCTTATagataaaagttaaaatgaatgtacatatacatttgatttttgtaagtcacacataaataataaactgaacTAATTTAATAagtatctttttatttctcagtaGTAGTAATGGATGAAATTTACAGGCATTAAGATAAGtaaagtgttatttttatgttggtcaGCAAAATGGTGGTCAGAATAGATAATAAAATCATTGTCTTAAATGTCACAGTGTCTACAAAGCCTTTTATTTCTAGGGATCTCATTTTGTCTTACATAgttaatcaaaatatttctctgttttttattttatgtacaaaaactggtttcttattttacctctagaaAACGTAATCATCTTAGTTTTGTCTCAGTTGCGTTTGTCACAATATTGGAAGGCCCTATCACATTGTATCAAAAGGTCTTGGAGAACAAAGAATAGACACAATCACTTGTCATACCTATCCCATAGAAAGGCAACTGTAAGCAGTGCCAAAACTACATGACCATAACTTCAttgatttcaaaaaagctttgaGTCTGGCATGAGAGGCTTTGGCACCTGAAGTGGaaattcaacattgaagagGATCTTGCTGAAACTGTCGAGGCACTGTACAAGGGCTTGAAGAGCTCCGTACTTTTTAACAGTCATGTGGGAGATATCTTCCTGACAACAGTGGATATTTGCCAGGCCTTCCCTCTGTCAActgtgctgttcaacattttcTAGGAAAATATCATACCAAAAGACTCTCCATAATCACCACATCTCCATCAGTGGGAGGTGCCTTTGCAAATTGGACTTTACAGACAACATTATCAGAACGGAAGGCAGCAACATTAAGTTGTCGGACCTTACAAACTTATGGATAGCTCAAGTGCATACAGGATGGAGATAAGCACTGACAAGTAAAGTCATAGTCAACACCTCCAGACATGAAACGGCAGAGATCTACATGAAGAGTGCAGCTCAAGGAAAAACACTTCTTCAAGTACTTGAGTGACACTTTTCAAGGATGGCAGCTGTATGGTGAATATTTGTTTCAGGATCACAATGGCAACAGCAGCAATAGCCAATAGAATGTGTCTTaccaagacagaaagacaagcaTTCAAAACAAAGTCTTCTTTAGGGGACTTTTCCAAAGCTTGCATAAGGAATACAAATACAATGATTTTGTACACAGCATGGTCACAACCTTTGTGGAGCCCCAGTAAAAATTTCAAGTTGTTCTGGTTCCATCATGTCACCCAGCACAACAACCTCTCGAAAATGAGCCTGCTGGGATCTATGGTGGGCTAGCACTACTGAGGTAATGAAAGAACTGGATGGTGAATGTGAAAGAGTGGACTGACTGCTTCATTCAAGAGCTACTTAAGACCAGCCCAGATGGCACACCGTGGCCACTGCTGCATTGAATCAGGTCCCCCTTGATGACAAGTACCACCTGTTTGGGGATCAGTTGGTATCAGTAAAAGGATTGGTGATAATGATATGTATGACCATGTCCCACTGATATAAGAAGCATGCAGATATGATCTGAATGTAAATGTTTAAGTGTAATCTTTGATATCTTTCAGGTCAGGCACATTTTATGTGAAAAACAGTCCAAAGCACTTGAAGCAATAGAAAAGCTTAAGAGTGGAATGAAATTTAATGATGTGGCATCACAGTACAGTGAAGACAAAGCACGATCAGGAGtatgtatttaatattacttatttttctatttcttctttattgatCTGTTATGTTATTTCATCTCAGAAAGGGACCTGATGCATCATTAAGCAACTTTTCTtacttaaaatacaaaaagtttatCAGAAAT encodes the following:
- the LOC112554974 gene encoding peptidyl-prolyl cis-trans isomerase NIMA-interacting 4-like; this translates as MPPKNKGVGAKGSGAAKSGGKGKGSEGESDSGKQAKGGTAVKVRHILCEKQSKALEAIEKLKSGMKFNDVASQYSEDKARSGGDLGWMTRGSMVGPFQDAAFQLPNSTVDKPIYTDPPVKTVHGYHVIMVEGKK